The Micromonospora sp. NBC_01740 genome includes a window with the following:
- a CDS encoding PadR family transcriptional regulator, which yields MVSDEILRTHLQELRRGTVVVASLVALRRPDYGYALLQRLSDHGFPVDANTLYPLLRRLEEQGLLTSEWNTEESRPRKFYRTSEEGESVLGRLLTDLATVQTSLTGLIEGADR from the coding sequence ATGGTTAGCGATGAGATCCTGCGAACGCATCTCCAGGAGTTGCGCCGGGGCACCGTGGTGGTGGCCAGCCTCGTCGCGCTGCGCCGGCCCGACTACGGTTACGCGTTGCTGCAACGCCTTTCCGACCACGGCTTTCCGGTCGACGCCAACACGCTCTACCCGCTGCTGCGGCGGCTGGAGGAGCAGGGGCTGCTGACCAGCGAGTGGAACACCGAGGAGAGCCGGCCACGCAAGTTCTACCGGACCAGCGAGGAGGGCGAGTCGGTGCTGGGCCGGCTCCTCACCGACCTCGCCACAGTGCAGACCTCCCTGACCGGGCTGATCGAAGGAGCCGATCGATGA
- a CDS encoding serine/threonine-protein kinase codes for MTSPGRIGPYRVERLLGTGSFATVWLAHDPVLDSRVAIKVLAENWHHDLRVRERFLDEARLLRRLDDERLVRVHAVGELADGRPYSVLTWADGGSLRERLAAGAMPAPAALELLAEIAAGVAVLHRHGVVHRDLSPGNVLFRSGPYGERVLIADLGLAKALAAASGLTARAGTPGYMAPEQDDPFAIVDTRADVYALGRLGLRLLAPAADAGAAPGAVAVAQAAGGAGGDAPPEVAAVLRRATAPRAADRYPDATAFRAALHRAVPAVPAPPAGTVRHPARRARTERRLVARRRLTALALGVLALLAAGSTAGDDTTGRRDAGSWTSGPVTVALPPGWRATGTGWAGRYGPDGRLEPALVMSPDPHRWAADPTVPGAFVGLSASIAARTSPAGFVAERPHAACAAAPVRRTRQAGVDWVVARFTCDRGRPEVVEAAGLAPGRAGLVYVQITPPAGSRADFVDTLLAGVRVG; via the coding sequence GTGACCAGTCCGGGGCGGATCGGGCCCTACCGGGTCGAGCGGCTGCTGGGCACGGGGTCGTTCGCGACGGTGTGGCTGGCCCACGACCCGGTGCTCGACTCCCGGGTGGCGATCAAGGTGCTGGCCGAGAACTGGCACCACGACCTGCGCGTACGGGAGCGCTTCCTGGACGAGGCCCGCCTGCTGCGCCGGCTCGACGACGAGCGGCTGGTCCGCGTCCACGCGGTCGGCGAGTTGGCCGACGGGCGGCCGTACTCGGTGCTGACCTGGGCCGACGGCGGCAGCCTGCGCGAGCGGCTGGCGGCCGGGGCGATGCCGGCGCCCGCCGCCCTGGAGCTGCTGGCCGAGATCGCCGCCGGCGTCGCCGTCCTGCACCGGCACGGCGTGGTGCACCGCGACCTGAGCCCGGGCAACGTGCTGTTCCGCTCCGGCCCGTACGGCGAGCGGGTGCTGATCGCCGACCTCGGGCTGGCCAAGGCCCTCGCCGCCGCCTCGGGTCTCACCGCCCGGGCCGGCACCCCCGGCTACATGGCCCCGGAGCAGGACGACCCGTTCGCCATCGTCGACACCCGCGCCGACGTGTACGCGCTGGGCCGGCTCGGCCTCCGCCTCCTCGCCCCGGCCGCCGACGCCGGTGCCGCCCCCGGTGCCGTCGCCGTCGCCCAGGCGGCGGGCGGGGCGGGTGGGGACGCCCCGCCGGAGGTGGCCGCGGTCCTGCGGCGGGCCACCGCGCCCCGGGCCGCGGACCGGTACCCGGACGCCACCGCCTTCCGCGCCGCCCTGCACCGCGCCGTGCCGGCTGTCCCCGCGCCGCCCGCCGGGACGGTCAGGCATCCGGCCCGGCGGGCGCGCACGGAGCGTCGGCTGGTCGCCCGGCGGCGGCTAACCGCGCTGGCGCTGGGGGTCCTGGCCCTCCTGGCGGCCGGGTCCACCGCCGGCGACGACACGACGGGCCGGCGGGACGCCGGAAGCTGGACGAGCGGGCCGGTCACCGTCGCGCTGCCGCCCGGGTGGCGGGCCACCGGCACCGGCTGGGCCGGCCGGTACGGGCCCGACGGCCGACTCGAACCGGCCCTGGTGATGTCGCCCGACCCGCACCGGTGGGCGGCCGACCCCACCGTGCCGGGTGCCTTCGTCGGGCTGTCCGCCAGCATCGCCGCGCGCACCAGCCCGGCGGGATTCGTCGCCGAGCGTCCCCACGCGGCGTGTGCCGCCGCGCCCGTACGCCGCACCCGGCAGGCGGGCGTGGACTGGGTGGTGGCCCGGTTCACCTGCGACCGGGGGCGGCCCGAGGTCGTCGAGGCCGCCGGGCTCGCACCCGGCCGCGCCGGCCTGGTCTACGTGCAGATCACGCCCCCGGCCGGCAGCCGGGCCGACTTCGTCGACACGCTGCTGGCCGGGGTGAGGGTGGGCTAG
- a CDS encoding NmrA/HSCARG family protein: MTERKTILVTGATGNQGGATARRLLQDGWQVRALVRDRAKPAARLLAEQGATLVEGDMDDAGSLRAAMRGVHGVFSVQALAHTPDGLATEVRQGRTVADVAGETGVAHLVYSSVGGAERRTGIDHFETKAEIERHIQASGLPATILRPAFFMNNLLHYADAEGERVLSLQVLPDRPLQMIASDDVGRIAAYAFAHPADHLGTQIEIAGDELTFTRVAEIYEALTGTPTRLEPQPVEHPMYAWFAESGYQADIAGLRNRFPWLLTFEEFLRDRLGRAAASAPH; encoded by the coding sequence ATGACGGAGCGGAAGACGATTCTCGTGACCGGTGCCACCGGCAATCAGGGCGGCGCCACGGCCCGCCGGTTGCTCCAGGACGGCTGGCAGGTGCGGGCACTCGTCCGCGATCGGGCCAAGCCGGCCGCGCGCCTCCTCGCGGAGCAGGGCGCCACCCTGGTCGAGGGGGACATGGACGATGCCGGGTCGCTGCGCGCGGCGATGCGCGGTGTGCACGGTGTCTTCAGCGTCCAGGCCCTGGCACACACTCCGGACGGCCTCGCGACCGAGGTCAGGCAGGGCAGGACGGTCGCCGACGTGGCTGGGGAGACCGGTGTCGCACACCTGGTCTACAGCTCGGTGGGCGGCGCGGAGCGGCGGACCGGCATCGACCACTTCGAGACCAAGGCCGAGATCGAGCGGCACATCCAGGCGTCGGGCCTGCCCGCGACCATCCTGCGCCCGGCGTTCTTCATGAACAATCTCCTCCACTACGCCGACGCTGAGGGAGAACGGGTCCTGAGCCTCCAGGTCCTTCCCGACCGACCGCTGCAGATGATCGCCTCCGACGACGTCGGCCGCATCGCCGCGTACGCCTTCGCGCACCCCGCGGACCACCTCGGCACGCAGATCGAGATCGCCGGGGACGAGCTGACCTTCACCCGGGTCGCCGAGATCTACGAGGCGCTCACCGGCACCCCCACCCGCCTGGAACCGCAGCCGGTCGAGCATCCCATGTACGCCTGGTTCGCCGAGAGCGGATACCAGGCCGACATCGCCGGCCTGCGGAACCGGTTCCCCTGGCTGCTGACGTTCGAGGAGTTCCTGCGCGACCGCCTCGGCCGGGCGGCGGCGTCCGCTCCGCACTAG
- a CDS encoding RNA polymerase sigma factor: MPLPDGVEELVESAARGDPAALDALLVAVRPEVLRLCARLLPNREDAEEACQDALLALARGVGRFEGRSSFHTWLYRLTANRARSTYRVLRRRWLVEAGGVPLPEPVDPRRTSVVAGTRLDLLDALDALRPELAEAVTLRDVLGLGYREIAGLLGVPEGTVKSRIHEARRQLRHRLSGEPAAGEGRR; this comes from the coding sequence ATGCCCCTCCCGGACGGTGTCGAGGAGCTGGTCGAGTCGGCGGCGCGCGGCGATCCCGCGGCGCTCGACGCGCTGCTGGTCGCGGTCCGCCCGGAGGTGCTGCGGCTCTGCGCCCGCCTGCTGCCGAACCGGGAGGACGCCGAGGAGGCGTGCCAGGACGCGCTGCTCGCGCTGGCCCGGGGCGTCGGCCGGTTCGAGGGCCGCTCGTCGTTCCACACCTGGCTGTACCGGCTGACGGCCAACCGGGCCCGCTCGACGTACCGGGTGCTGCGGCGGCGCTGGCTGGTGGAGGCCGGCGGCGTGCCGCTGCCAGAGCCGGTGGACCCGCGCCGGACGAGCGTGGTCGCCGGCACCCGGCTGGACCTGCTCGACGCGCTCGACGCGCTGCGCCCCGAACTCGCCGAGGCGGTGACCCTGCGCGACGTCCTGGGGCTGGGCTACCGGGAGATCGCCGGCCTGCTCGGCGTGCCCGAGGGCACCGTCAAGTCGCGGATCCACGAGGCCCGCCGGCAGCTGCGGCACCGGCTCTCCGGTGAGCCCGCCGCCGGCGAGGGCCGGCGGTGA